Genomic DNA from Prunus persica cultivar Lovell chromosome G1, Prunus_persica_NCBIv2, whole genome shotgun sequence:
CATGTACGCCCGCaaatctctatctctctctgcCAACCTCCAAATCACAACACACTACGttaccctcttttttttttccctctgttttttttcttttcttttgttttttattttttttggattttccaTTCATGTCCTCTCCTCCCTCCCGTTCCTACTTCCTGGTTTCACAATCAACAAACCAAAGGcagtttaattattattatttttataggaCATTAATCGATAattagaaaaaacaaacagaaaaatcTGCAAACCCAGAAACTCCAGGCAGCCCAGCCAGAACTCCTGCAATCCACGAGCACttcatttcttaattttcagGTGCAGGGATTTCTGGTCTGGTTTTTGGGTCTCCTATCTCTTTTGggtatatataaatttatctGTATTTCCTCCTATACATTAAAGCTTTGACATTTGGgttttgagattggattttccACACCTTCTGGTTTCTGCCACATTCTTTGATATATAGAGGTTTCTTTCTGCCTTTCCTTTCACATTTCCCGGATTCTGAAATTCCATGGAATTTGGGTATCTGGGTAAGGGTCAATAATCATCAAAAGGCTTTAGCTATGTGAATTCAGGTTATTTATTGGGTGGAAAGAGATACCCAGATTGAGAATTTGAGGAGAAATGATGGATTGAAGGGAAACTCTTGGGTTTCCCCGGTAATGCAGGCAACATATTTGATTAATGATCTCACTCACATATTTTGCAAAAGGGGTGATTAGTTTGGAAGCATTGGAAACAGGGGATTTTGGGAGGCGCAAAAAAATATGGGCTGCATTTGTTCAAAAGGAGCCTCAGAACAGGAAAAGGTGGAGGATACTGACACGGTAGAACACCCTTTGAAGGATTATTCGGTTCAATTGGTTGCTCCTACCCCATCATTGAGAGATGACTTTGTAGCCGAAGTAAGTGGtcttggtggtggtggtggtggtggtgctgATGGGTCAGTGCGCTTGTTATCAAACACGGCCTCAAGAGCCAATAGGAGAAGCAATGCTGCTAATGATGAAGATCCTAATAAGACCCAAGTCATCTCAAAACCTGGGAATTCTAATCATCAAAGATGGGCAACAATGGATATGGAAGCAAGTGAAAAGCAAACGGTGATGTCTAGGATAGTGAGCATGCCACATGGTGCAGAAGGAGAACAAACTGCTGCTGGATGGCCATCATGGCTAACTTCGGTTGCAGGAGATGCTATCAAAGGGTGGGTGCCTCGACGGGCAGACTCGTTTGAGAAGTTAGACAAAGTTAGTTCTAATTGTTACTTCTCTAATTGCTATAAATGCCTGCTCTGCTTCAATTCTGTTGTGGTTTCTATGTCATGACATGTTATGTGATTTCAAAGATAATGTTAATGACTGGTAAATGGATTTCAGCATGGGCTGAATGTTTAAGATAGAACAGCATCATGTGCATCTTTGTGTGTTTATATTTGTAGTTGTGTATTTTACATTTGATATAAAATTACCGTCTATGTACTTGGGACGTATGTACATTATTTATGTCAGGTTTAGTTTGTATGTGTAGGCAGAATTTTTGTCTCAGGGTGAAATAGCTGTCCAGTTGACTATTAATTCAGCCATCTTATGTTTAACATTTCCAATGAATGTTTTCTTTGCAGATTGGACAAGGAACTTATAGCAGTGTATACAAGGCTCGTGACCTGGAAACTGGTAAAATTGTTGCACTGAAGAAAGTACGATTTGTAAATATGGACCCAGAAAGTGTTCGCTTTATGGCTAGAGAAATCCATATTTTACGAAGACTTGATCATCCAAATGTTATGAAACTCGAAGGGCTAGTCACTTCAAGAGTGTCATGCAGTTTATATCTTGTCTTCGAGTATATGGAGCATGACCTTTCTGGTCTTGCAGCAACACGCGGCAACAAGTTTACAGAAGCTCAGGTACGcacttttgttttgctttcaaaCATTTAAAGATTTTCATTGTGCCCATTATTTGTTTAATGAATCAGGTTGTATGGTTTGACATGTTTTACCTATGAATTAAGTACTAATTGAGTATaatgaattctttttttaatgttaaagATTGAAATTATCAAATTCTGTAACCAAACAGAGaaacaatcaaattcattttctATTTCCTTCCTGGGAAATATTTCAGTGAAATCAAGAGATGGGGCCCCTTCTTCTCTTGTACCTTTCTCGTCTGTCTATTTATTTACTTCGGCTTCTTATCATGAGTAGTCCCTGTACCATTTCAGACATATCATTTTCGTCCTTATTCTTTCAAGTCGATCAATGTCATCCCCATCCTCTCATGTCGCACATCAATGTCATCCTCAAAGTCAGTTCCGTCCAATTTTCCGTCAAAGGAATGCTATTTCAAGCAATACTAATGTTTGGAATTTCTGTGAACTTGTTATGTTGTCTGTACTCACCTTTTTCTTCCGTTGAAATGCCATTTTGTCTCTGCTTTTACTGTTATTTTAAAACTGAAGAATACTTGTTTGCAACAAAATATTGTTAAACTATAATTCATGTGATGGAATTGCAGATTAAATGTTATATGCAACAATTGCTTCTTGGACTTGAACACTGTCATAGTCGAGGTGTCCTGCACCGAGATATCAAGGGTTCAAATCTTCTGCTTGACAATGACGGAGTCCTTAAGATTGGTGACTTTGGTCTGGCGACCTTTTATGAGCCTGGTCAAAAGGAGCCATTAACTAGTCGTGTTGTAACTCTCTGGTTTAGGGCACCTGAGCTTTTGCTTGGTGCCACTGCGTATGGAGATGCTATAGACCTGTGGAGCACTGGCTGTATCCTTGCAGAAATGTATGCTGGAAAGCCTATCATGCCTGGTAGAACAGAGGTAAAGGAGTTATTCCTATAAATCAAATGACAATTTGTAATGATGAGTTATGTTTACATTCTTAGTTTCATGAGTTACTCTTCTCCTTTTGTTTGCTTCGTTTATGATAAAAATTGCCAAAACTTATAGAGCAGTCAATTTATTCTGCATGGGATTTCTTCGAGAATAAGTTATCAATAAGTTTCATATCTTCtagttttatatatttgtgCATACAAATTATCTGTAAATGTTTTACACATtaactgaattttctcttgaGTTTTTATATAACTTACATAAATTTAGTAATAGTAGTAAAATCAAATCTGTTGTATTAAGTGGCAGTtaatatttgttatttttcaggTGGAACAaatgcataagatttttaaGCTTTGTGGTTCACCGTCTGAGGACTTctggaagaaaacaaaattaccaCATGCAACTAGTTTCAAACCTCAACAACCTTACAAGCGTCGTATTGCTGACACTTTCAAAGAGTTACCTTCTTCATCTTTGGCTCTTATTGATAGACTCCTTTCAATAGAACCAGAGAAGCGGGGATCAGCTGCTTCGGCACTTAGCAGTGAGGTAAATTTgagtttcttcttttaatattaaaaccaTATATGCCTTCATACTGCTGTTTAATGCTATATATCTTCTGGTTTTGCGTTAGTTTCACCAACTTGAAAATATTATATCATGCAATTGTTCCTATAGTTTCCAGAAATTTCATGTCCTCTGTGTTTTCATTGGAAAACAATGGTCTTTAGTTCTGGGAATAGCAATTTATTGACTAAATGAAGTTCTGAGAATTGAAGAGATATTTTCTTTAGCTTATTGGATATGGTTTCTGCTACTTAAGAAAAAAAGTTCCGTCCCATATCTGACTTTTTCTCAATCTTTGCGTAACAGAAAAACTATACTTTGTCAAGAGCTGAGGGAAATGACAAAGGCATAAGGATCACTTATCTTGGCAGGAAATTATTGAAATACATTTAAGTTGTTTCTCTTATGCATATCCGAATTGTATAATTAACTGGGTTATCATACACGCCAATGTAGACCACATTTTGGAGAAATTGTTTGAACTGTAAGAAGGCCTTGGTATTGTTCATTTTTCCATTAAAACCTACGCAACCGATATTACCTCTAGTCAAGAAGAGAAAAGTATATTACTTGTTATAGCTAACcaattatttagaaaaaatcgaaaaaattgcaaacatggaaaatgattttttgttcATTGCTCCTGTCAATATCCTTTTGATATCATTTATGAATGTGGTTCAAGTGTAAatattgttaatttaatttggatatgtttatTTCAGTTCTTCACTACGCAGCCACTACCTTGTAATCCATCAAATCTACCAAAATATCCTCCAAGCAAGGAGTTTGATGCCAAGCTTCGGGATGAGGAAAAAAGGTACATCTCCAGGAGGCCTCTATTTCTTTGAGTCTCGTGTAGATATTGAagataagaaaatattaacaaTCTTATTCATTTTAGTTTCTCACAGTTTTAGTTGTAATATTGTActtctcagtttattttcctcCTATTATCCTTTCCCTAAACTGATAAGTTGATAGTATATTGGGAGAGAATGAATAAGTAGAAGTATTAGAAGtattgttaattatttttacttgAGGCAGGCTGTGTTTGGCACTTAGAATTATAGCTTCTAGGATTACTGACACGCAGGTGtgaattttggatatttttACTCAACccatttttgtaatatatgaTGGTGATATGATGATTTATAACAGAAGAAAGTAACTAAGCTGTCATCTATAGATATATAACTCTACTAGGTTCCAAATCCCTCCCAGCTTTTGCTTGGAGATAAGTTTTCTGAGTGAagcttaaattaaaaacatctGTCTCCTTTAAGATtagtaagaagaaaattttataacATTTCTCAAAAGGTGATGCTGTCAAAGTTCCTCGAGTCTTATATATTCGATCTCTTATTATATTTCAGGCGAAAAGTAGATGCTTTTAAAGGACGTGGTACTGAATCTGTTAGAAGAAGTTCAAGAGATACCAAGGCAGTGCCAACGCCAGAGTTTAATGCTCAGGGAGATGCATCTTTGCAGGTATTATAAATGGCTCAACACATGTACCCATTAATTAATTCTTGTACTTGATATTTTGAGTTTCACTTTGGCTAACATAAGTATAGCAGGGACAGAGAAACCTGAAAACCACAGGTCACAAGTACATGCCCCAacgagacagtgtctctggcTTTGCAATGGAACCGTCCGGAGGAGCTAGGCAGAATGGATACTCGCATTGTAGTTCAATGATACACCCTAGTACAGTAGAATCATCATTGAATAAGACAGTTTCTACACTAAATAAGTCAGAGCTAAGCACACAGAAATCTCACAAGCCTCAAGCTGGAGCagacttttttatttcttccaaTAAGAAGGATGAAAGAGTGTATATCAGAGATTCCAGAATGGTAAGGaattgattttgtttcttctaaTGTTGTCAACTAATCAGGGATTAGACAGGACCATTTTAACACAATGTGGCATAGATTACTAAAGAATGTGCAatcttttttgtaattttgcccatatgcccttttcaaattccttttcctttttgtactCTTGTTTTCTGATATAACGGTATTCTTGAATTATGAACCGCCTTATTTGTATGGTTTCAGGGCTATGTACCCAAAAACAGAATCCATTACTCTGGACCATTGGTGCCCCCAGGAGGAAACATTGAAGACATGCTCAAAGAGCATGAAAGGCAAATCCAACAGGCTGTACGTAAAGCACGGGCGCGTTGACAGGGGCAGACCAAATAGAGAACTTTGATAACAACCATGGAAGACATCGGTGGTCCTGAACAGTCGCTATTCTGCTGCCTCTCTTGTAACCATGCTGTCTGCTCACCAAAAACAGCCACTTGCACCTGCCAAGTTTGCTAGTGAACTATAAAAGCCAATGAGAAATGTTAGCATGGAGGCTGAACCAAGATGAACGTAGTTACATATTCAGAAATGAAAAGCAATGTATGGGGTGGATGATATATTCTTTTGTACCGCTGAAGTGAGAAGCGATAAGGATTTGTGGGTTTTTTGTTGGTTACTCAACAATTATAGGTTTCGGGCTTTCGCCCTGTACAGAGGACGGATGTTGTTGATGTACATTGTAAGATAtcgattttcttttcttcatgattCAGGTTTCTTGTAAGTTACGAATACGCTGGATTTTACGTGCTGATATGCATACTGGGCTAATCTGTCAACAGTTTGTACGCAATAATAACCAGTTTTTGAGGCAACATGATCAACTCCAGCGATGCTACTCTTGCTGTGGAAAGCAGCATTAGAAGatgtatttttttccttcctatctaaaaggggaaaaaaatttaacaaaatagtTATCTCAAATATATCTTTAATGTGACACCAGACTGTAGGGATAAAATCATTTTTTACCACATTACAAGACAACCTATTAACATCCACAAATAATGAGACAAAAATGGGGCACCGCCATCGTCCACTCGAAGCTTCCCTCCGCAATCCTAAAACAGCAATACAACCACAACTGGACGAGGCTCCTATAGTATTTCCCACCGTTCATGTAATGGGAAAGACGCTAAGCAACAAAGCTGACAAACCCTAGTTGTGAGACTGGCGGCGCTAGAAAAACCCTAACCTATATAGGACGTTATATTTTGCTAGTATCTTTTGATAAATAGTCCGTTCATTTTAGAGAGAAATGTTAGGAATTGAAGGGGTTTAGGGAGCTGATGAGAGAGGAGACCAATCCATAAATTAAACTTAGggtaaccccaaaaaaaaaaaattatcctcGGACTGTTAATGGAATAAAACAATGAAaccaaattgacaaaattgaaacGTCCGAATCAAATGCCTTCTAACATAGTGATTAGAATGTAGTTTACCATTATTATTTGTAGCTAAAATGCATGGGAAGTATATGTAAGAAAGGAGGGGGAGGAGGGAGATGAAGAAATGAAAGCTAAATGCATGAAACAAAGacttgaaaggaaaaaagccaattaaaactatttaaaaaatttccaatTGGTTTTTAGTTTGTATTTATGTATCATTCCTAAGACAATTTACAGTACTGTCAAAGAGATTCTGCAGAGATTCTGCAGTACATCTCTTGAGCTAGATAAGAAGACATTGCATACAAGAACCACACAAATAGCAACTTTATTGAGAAGGAAAATAGAAAAccgagagaaagaaaaggaaaaaaacaacaaaaaggaagaaataaaacaagatGTACT
This window encodes:
- the LOC18788606 gene encoding probable serine/threonine-protein kinase At1g54610 isoform X2, producing the protein MGCICSKGASEQEKVEDTDTVEHPLKDYSVQLVAPTPSLRDDFVAEVSGLGGGGGGGADGSVRLLSNTASRANRRSNAANDEDPNKTQVISKPGNSNHQRWATMDMEASEKQTVMSRIVSMPHGAEGEQTAAGWPSWLTSVAGDAIKGWVPRRADSFEKLDKIGQGTYSSVYKARDLETGKIVALKKVRFVNMDPESVRFMAREIHILRRLDHPNVMKLEGLVTSRVSCSLYLVFEYMEHDLSGLAATRGNKFTEAQIKCYMQQLLLGLEHCHSRGVLHRDIKGSNLLLDNDGVLKIGDFGLATFYEPGQKEPLTSRVVTLWFRAPELLLGATAYGDAIDLWSTGCILAEMYAGKPIMPGRTEVEQMHKIFKLCGSPSEDFWKKTKLPHATSFKPQQPYKRRIADTFKELPSSSLALIDRLLSIEPEKRGSAASALSSEFFTTQPLPCNPSNLPKYPPSKEFDAKLRDEEKRRKVDAFKGRGTESVRRSSRDTKAVPTPEFNAQGDASLQGQRNLKTTGHKYMPQRDSVSGFAMEPSGGARQNGYSHCSSMIHPSTVESSLNKTVSTLNKSELSTQKSHKPQAGADFFISSNKKDERVYIRDSRMGYVPKNRIHYSGPLVPPGGNIEDMLKEHERQIQQAVRKARAR
- the LOC18788606 gene encoding probable serine/threonine-protein kinase At1g09600 isoform X1 gives rise to the protein MGCICSKGASEQEKVEDTDTVEHPLKDYSVQLVAPTPSLRDDFVAEVSGLGGGGGGGADGSVRLLSNTASRANRRSNAANDEDPNKTQVISKPGNSNHQRWATMDMEASEKQTVMSRIVSMPHGAEGEQTAAGWPSWLTSVAGDAIKGWVPRRADSFEKLDKIGQGTYSSVYKARDLETGKIVALKKVRFVNMDPESVRFMAREIHILRRLDHPNVMKLEGLVTSRVSCSLYLVFEYMEHDLSGLAATRGNKFTEAQIKCYMQQLLLGLEHCHSRGVLHRDIKGSNLLLDNDGVLKIGDFGLATFYEPGQKEPLTSRVVTLWFRAPELLLGATAYGDAIDLWSTGCILAEMYAGKPIMPGRTEVEQMHKIFKLCGSPSEDFWKKTKLPHATSFKPQQPYKRRIADTFKELPSSSLALIDRLLSIEPEKRGSAASALSSEFFTTQPLPCNPSNLPKYPPSKEFDAKLRDEEKRRKVDAFKGRGTESVRRSSRDTKAVPTPEFNAQGDASLQQGQRNLKTTGHKYMPQRDSVSGFAMEPSGGARQNGYSHCSSMIHPSTVESSLNKTVSTLNKSELSTQKSHKPQAGADFFISSNKKDERVYIRDSRMGYVPKNRIHYSGPLVPPGGNIEDMLKEHERQIQQAVRKARAR